The genomic segment ACATCACCTGGCTGGTCCGCTTCCTGGTTCCGATCCTGGTCGTCCTCTCGGTGGCCAAGTTCTCCCTGGTCGTGATGTTCTTCATGCACCTCCGGTTCGACAGCCGGGTCTTGAGCGGGCTGTTCGTGGGGCCGCTCGTCATCGCCGTCTCGATCGTCCTGGCCCTGATGGCGCTCTTCGGCGCCTTCGTCGTGGGCCGGCCGTAAGGGGGGCAGCGCGTGGCGTGGAACCGCTGGGACGTGCACGCTGAGGTGGTCCTGGGGCTGGCGCTCCTGGCCTCCGCCTACCTCGTGGGCGTGGGGCCGCTCGCACGGCGTCACGGGTGGGCCGAGCGGCTCCCGCGCGTCCGTCCCCTGGCCTTCTTCGGGGGCCTCGGCCTCGTCTTCCTGGCCCTGAACGGCCCGCTCCACGAGCTTTCCGACCGCTACCTCTTCAGCGCCCACATGGTGCAGCACCTCCTGCTGACGCTCGTCGTCCCCCCGCTGCTCCTCGCCGGGACGCCCGGATGGCTCCTGAGCCCGCTCCTCGCGTGGCGAGGTGTGGGGAGCGCGGGGCGGGTCCTGGGTCGGCCGCTCTGCGCCTTCGCCGCCTACACCGTGGTCCTGGCGGCCTGGCATCTGCCGGTCCTCTACGAGTGGGCCATGCGCGACCACGGCGTCCACGTGCTCCAGCACCTCCTGTTCATGGCCACCGGACTCCTCCTCTGGTGGCCGGTCCTGAGCCCGGTCCCCGAGCTGCCGCCGCTGCCTTACCCGGCCCGCATGCTCTACCTGTTCCTCGCCGGGGTCCCGATGGTGCTGGTGGCCGCGCTCATCACGCTCTCCGACGAGGTGCTGTACCCGTCGTATGGCGACGCGCCGCTCGCGTGGGGCCTGACGCCGCTGGCCGACCAGCGCGCGGGCGGGGTCATCATGTGGGTGCCGGGGACGCTGGTCTTTCTGGTCGCGATCACGATCGTCTTCTTCTGCTGGGTCGGAGCGGAGCCTGAGCGCGAGGAAGGGTTCGCGCGGAGGTCCGGGGGGAGCCGACATGGAACGGCTTGACCGACGCTGGCTCCGTCAGGGGGTGGTGGCGGGGCTGATCGGCGCCGTGCTCGTGGCCGTCTGGTTCTTCCTCTTCGATGCCCTCCAGGGCCAGCCGTTCAGGACACCGGCGCTCCTCGGCGCGGCGGTGTTCCAGGGCCTCCGTGACCCCCAGGCGTTGACGATCGCGGCGGGGCCGGTCCTCGGCTACACGGTCCTCCACGGGCTCGCCTTCGTCGCCTTCGGGCTCCTCTGCGCGATGCTGATTGTGGCCGCCGAGCGCGAGCCCTTCCTGCTGCTCGCCTTCATCGCCCTCTTCGGGTGCTTCTCCGTCTTCTTCCTCGGGCTCCTGTGGGTCCTGGCCCAGTGGCTCCTCGGCGCCCTCTCCTGGTGGGCGATCGTCGTCGCGAACCTGCTCGCGGCGGCCGGGATGCTCGGTTACTTCCTCCTGAGCCACCGGACCCTCGGGCAGGCGCTCCTCGGCTCCCTCGCGGGTGTCGTCAAGGAAGGCGTCGTCGCCGGCCTGATCGGGGCGGCGCTCGTCGCCGTCTGGTTCCTGGTCTTCGACACCGTCCAGGGCCGGCCGCTTCACACGCCGGCGCTCCTCGGCGCCGCCCTCTTCGAGGGGCTCCGCGATCCCGGGCTCCTCCAGGTGGGCCTCGGCCTGGTCGCGGGCTACACGCTCCTGCACGGAGCCGCCTTCATCGCCTTCGGCATCCTGTGCGCCATCCTGATCGTGGCCGCCGAGCGCGAGCCGAGCCTCACCTGGGCCTTCGTGGCCCTCTTCGCGTGCTTCGAGATCTTCTTCGTTGCTCTGGACCGGGTCTTCGCCGAATCGGCTCTCGGCGGACTCGTGTGGTGGGCGATCCTGGTCGGCAACCTGCTGGCGGCCGCCGGGATGCTCGCCTATTTCTTCCTGGGCCACCGGGCTCTCGGCCGGAGCCTCGTCGGAGACTGGGCGGGGGTCATCCGCGAGGGGTTCGTCGCCGGGCTGATCGGGGCCGCCGTCGTGGCCGTCTGGTTCCTCGCCTACGACGCCTTCAGGGGCCAGCCCTTCCGCACGCCGGCGCTCCTCGGCGCGGCCGTCTTCCAGGGCCTCAGCGATCCCGCAGCGCTTCAGATCAACCCTGGCGTGGTCCTGGGGTACACTGTGCTCCACGGGCTCTCGTTCGTCGTCTTCGGCATGATCGCCGCGTTCCTGCTGGTGGCGGCCGAGCGCCAGCCGGTGCTGCTCCTGGGGCTCTTCATGCTCTTCGCCGCCTTCGAGGTCTTCTTCTTCGGCCTCGTCATGATCCTGGGCCAGTCGCTCCTCGGCGCCCTGGTCTGGTGGGCGATCTTCGTCGCCAACCTCCTGGCGGCGGCGGGGATGCTCACCTATTTCTTTCTCGGTCACCGCGCCCTGGGGCGGCGGCTCGTGGAGACCTGGCCGCCCCCTGCGGAGTAAAGTAAGGAGTAAACTAGGGAGGTTACGATGAACCCGACGCATCCCCTCGATCGAGACAAGCTGATCGGGTTTTACCGAACCATGCGCCTGATCCGCCGCTTCGAGGAGCGCGTGGTCGAGCTGGTGAACCGTGACGAGATCCCCGGCGTCACCCACGAGTACGTCGGCCAGGAGGCGGTGGCCACGGGCGTCTGTCACGCGCTCCGTCCCGACGACGTGATCACCAGCACCCACC from the Candidatus Rokuibacteriota bacterium genome contains:
- a CDS encoding cytochrome C oxidase subunit IV family protein — encoded protein: MAHRHAGPPHPPIRTYLLIAAVLAVITAVEISVFYITWLVRFLVPILVVLSVAKFSLVVMFFMHLRFDSRVLSGLFVGPLVIAVSIVLALMALFGAFVVGRP
- a CDS encoding cytochrome c oxidase assembly protein; translated protein: MAWNRWDVHAEVVLGLALLASAYLVGVGPLARRHGWAERLPRVRPLAFFGGLGLVFLALNGPLHELSDRYLFSAHMVQHLLLTLVVPPLLLAGTPGWLLSPLLAWRGVGSAGRVLGRPLCAFAAYTVVLAAWHLPVLYEWAMRDHGVHVLQHLLFMATGLLLWWPVLSPVPELPPLPYPARMLYLFLAGVPMVLVAALITLSDEVLYPSYGDAPLAWGLTPLADQRAGGVIMWVPGTLVFLVAITIVFFCWVGAEPEREEGFARRSGGSRHGTA